A section of the Macadamia integrifolia cultivar HAES 741 unplaced genomic scaffold, SCU_Mint_v3 scaffold520, whole genome shotgun sequence genome encodes:
- the LOC122069011 gene encoding probable calcium-binding protein CML21, protein MEDTDSNGTIDPEELKHCFHKLEISFTEEEISDLFEACDVNENMGMKFNEFIVLLCLVYLLKEDPAALHAKSQMGLPDLEATFETLVDAFVFLDKNKDGYVSKNEMVQAINETSSGERSSSRIAMKRFEEMDWDRNGMVTFKEFLFAFTSWVGIDDVDEDGEESLN, encoded by the exons ATGGAAG ATACGGATTCAAATGGCACAATAGATCCAGAAGAGCTGAAGCATTGTTTTCATAAACTGGAGATATCTTTCACTGAGGAGGAGATCAGTGATCTCTTTGAAGCATGTGATGTCAATGAGAACATGGGTATGAAGTTCAACGAGTTCATTGTTCTCCTCTGCCTCGTCTATCTTCTCAAGGAGGATCCAGCAGCTCTTCATGCT AAATCACAGATGGGATTGCCAGATCTGGAGGCGACGTTTGAAACGTTAGTTGATGCATTTGTTTTCTTGGACAAGAATAAAGATGGTTATGTCAGCAAAAATGAGATGGTGCAGGCCATAAATGAAACTAGTTCAGGGGAACGCTCCTCCAGTCGAATAGCAATGAAGAGATTTG AGGAGATGGACTGGGATAGAAATGGAATGGTGACCTTCAAGGAGTTTCTTTTTGCTTTCACCAGTTGGGTTGGGATAGATGATGTTGATGAAGATGGAGAAGAGAGTTTAAATTGA
- the LOC122069014 gene encoding myb family transcription factor PHL7-like, producing MYQTKTVPSSSLVCSNSFVQGQHLDSSATAMAPSSGGNNLGGNNSNLASRQRLRWTNELHERFVDAVAQLGGPDRATPKGVLRVMGVQGLTIYHVKSHLQKYRLAKYIPESSSDGKKADREESGNLFSGLDGSSGMQITEALKLQMEVQKRLHEQLEVQRQLQLRIEAQGKYLKKIIEEQQRIGGFLGEKPCSVLPALPSGNSCPNSDKTDPSTPAPTFESPHQDKASKERAAAKSRSHDDSFSSHHEPSTPDSGCHVSSPAISPKGKKSAKQQQLGIGSSCAKEEIILTHQILESSLSSGFQQPCSVSLIGDHLDPSSGKPVSDEDQT from the exons ATGTATCAGACAAAGACTGTCCCTAGTTCAAGTTTAGTTTGCAGCAACTCATTTGTTCAAGGCCAGCATCTAGACAGCAGTGCCACTGCAATGGCTCCTAGCAGTGGAGGCAACAATCTCGGCGGCAATAACTCTAATCTGGCCTCCAGGCAACGGTTACGTTGGACAAATGAGCTTCATGAACGTTTTGTCGATGCTGTGGCGCAACTTGGTGGCCCAGATA GGGCTACTCCTAAAGGTGTGCTCAGAGTCATGGGCGTACAAGGTTTGACTATTTACCATGTAAAAAGCCACTTGCAG AAATACCGGCTTGCAAAATACATCCCAGAGTCTTCATCTGATG GTAAGAAGGCTGACAGGGAAGAATCAGGCAACTTGTTTTCTGGCTTGGATGGTTCTTC TGGTATGCAAATAACAGAAGCACTCAAGCTGCAGATGGAAGTGCAAAAACGGCTGCATGAGCAATTAGAG GTCCAGAGGCAGCTACAGTTACGAATAGAAGCTCAAGGCAAGTACCTGAAGAAGATAATTGAAGAGCAACAACGAATTGGTGGTTTTCTTGGGGAAAAGCCTTGCTCGGTGCTTCCTGCCCTACCCTCTGGCAACAGCTGTCCAAATTCTGACAAGACTGATCCATCAACCCCCGCTCCAACATTTGAGTCCCCTCACCAAGACAAAGCTTCCAAGGAACGAGCAGCAGCAAAGAGTCGCTCTCATGATGATTCTTtctcatcccaccatgaaccaTCAACACCAGATTCTGGCTGCCATGTTAGTTCACCAGCTATAAGCCCAAAAGGCAAGAAGTCAGCCAAACAACAGCAACTGGGGATTGGTTCATCATGTGCAAAAGAAGAGATTATCCTCACACACCAGATACTAGAATCAAGCTTGAGTTCTGGTTTCCAGCAGCCATGCTCAGTTTCATTGATTGGAGATCATTTAGATCCCTCATCTGGGAAACCAGTTAGCGATGAAGATCAGACTTGA